Within Micromonospora narathiwatensis, the genomic segment GACTTCGCCGCGGTCTGTACAGGACGTGAGAATCCGCCTCCGCTCCGGCGCCCCCTGGCGGGGCGGCGCGGAGGCCAATGGGAAGGTCTGAAACCGTGCTTTACGCAGCAGCGAGTGGTGGGGGAGCCGGCAGCCTGACGCCGATCCTGATGATCGCTCTGCTCTTCGGCGTCATGTATTTCATGATGATCCGCCCCCAGCAGAAGCGGCGCCGCGAGGCCGAGCAGATGCAGAACACGCTTGCCCCGGGCGACGAGGTCGTCACCATCGGCGGGCTCTACGGCACGGTCACCGGCGTGGACGACGAGACCGTCCTGCTGGAGGTCGCCCCGGGCGTCCAGACCCGGTACGCGCGCCCGGCGGTCGCCCGGGTGGTCAAGCAGGCCGAGCGCCCCGAGACGATCGAGCCGGTCACCGAGGACGCGGAGCCGGTCAAGGAATGACCGCCGGCCCCGTACGGGGCAGCGGATTCAGCGCCACAAGTGGATAGTTGGGTCGGCGCCCGACGCCGGCACGCGGGAATTTCCTCCGGCGTCGCCGCGTCGTCACCCCTGGAGGCGTGTCGGTGGACGGTGCCGGCCCACCCAACCAGTCGGGCGGACACCCCCGGCCCGATCTTCGTCGCCGCTGCCCAGCGGTGCGACCGTACAGGGAGACAAGACAGCCGTGGCACCACCTCAGGGACAGATGCGCCCCGGACGGCAGCTCGCCGTGCTCGGGCTCATCTTTGTCGTCCTCTATCTCTTGGTGTTCTTCTCGGGCGGTGCCAGCGGTGGCTGGAAGGACCGGCTGGAGCCCCGGCTCGGCCTGGACCTGGTCGGCGGCACCCGGCTGACGCTTGAGGCCACCAACAGCGTGGACGGCAAGCCCCCGACGGCCGCCAACCTCGAGGAGGCGCGCCAGATCATCGAGAGCCGGGTCAACGCGTACGGCGTGGCCGAGGCCGAGGTGGTCACCGAGGGCAACCGGAACATCGTCATCTCCCTGCCCGGTGAGAACCGGGACCTGACCGACGTCGGCAGCGCCGCCGAGCTGCGCTTCCGCAAGGTCCTCAAGGCCACCGACGGCAGCGGCGCCACCGTCGCGCCGGCCCCGAGCGCCAGCGCCACCCCGGAGCCGTCGGGCAGCGCCACGCCGGCCCCGTCGGGCAGCGCGACGCCGTCCGGCAGCGCCGCGCCGAAGGCCACCGCCTCGCCGAGCACCGGCGGGCAGGGTGGCATGGCCCCGGCGCCGAGCGCCAGCGCCACGCCGACCCCGTCGGCCTCGGCGAGCGCCGCCGAGCCGACCGCGAGCCCGAGCGCGAGCGAGGAGCCGGTTTCGCAGACCGTCGAGGAGCAGCGCAAGGCCGTCGAGCAGAAGGTCGGCGCGGACGCCTGGTCCGCCGCCACCGGCCTGCAGGCCCCGGCCGACCTGACCGCCGACCCGGCGCTGGCCGAGAAGCTCAAGCCGTTCGGCACCCTCTCCCCGCAGGAGATCGCGGTGCTGCCGGTCGACATGCAGTTCAACGTCCCGACCATCACCTGCGCCCAGCTCGACAAGCGGCCGCCGGCGTCGATCAAGGACGAGAAGCAGAAGGCTGTCGCCTGCGAGTCCGGTGCCAAGTACCTGCTGGACGTGGCGAAGGTGGTCGGCACCGACGTCAAGAACGCGTCCGCCCAGCTCGACCAGGCCAGCGCCTGGGTGGTGAGCCTGAACTTCACGGGCAAGGGCCAGGAGCGGTGGACCGCGCTGACCCGCGAGTCGTACAACAACGAGGGCCAGGCGTGCGACCAGACCGCGCTCGGCCAGGACGGCAAGTGCCGGGTCGCCGTGGTGCTGGACAACGAGATCGTCTCGTCCCCGGAGATCCAGGGCGTGCTGACCGGTGACTCCCAGATCACCGGCAACTTCGACAGCAAGAGCGCCAACCAGTTGGCCAGCCAGCTCCGCTACGGCGCCCTGCCGGTGACCTTCGTGCCGCAGGAGCAGCAGAACGTCACCGCGACCCTGGGCGACAGCCACCTCAAGGCGGGCCTGCTCGCGGCCGGCATCGGCATGCTGCTGGTCATCATCTACTCGTTCTTCTACTACCGGCTGCTCGGCTCGGTCATCTTCCTCAGCCTGGTGCTCTCCGGCCTGCTGGTCTTCGGCTCCCTGGTGGTGCTCGGCCGGTCGATCGGGTTCACCCTCACCCTCGCCGGCCTCGCCGGCATGATCGTCTCGCTCGGTGTGGCGGCGGACTCGTTCGTCATCTACTTCGAGCGGCTCAAGGACGAGATCCGGGAGGGCCGCAGCCCGCGCAGTGCGGTGCCGCGGGCGTGGATCCGGGCCCGCCGGACGATCATCTCGGCGAACGCCATCACCCTGATGTCCGCCGTGGTGCTCTACATCGTCTCGGTCGGCGCGGTGAAGGGCTTCGCCTTCGCGCTCGGCCTGGCGACCGTCCTCGACCTGGTCGTCGTGTTCCTCTTCCGTCACCCGATCATGACGATGTTCGCCCGGACCCGGGCGTTCCTGTCCCCGCGGGTCAGCGGTCTCGGTCGGGCCCTGCCGGTCCGGTCGGCCGAGCAGGCCACCGCTCGCAACCCGCGCGTCAAGGAGGCCTGAGATGGCTAAGACTGGTCTGGCGTCCCGGCTCTACCGGGGCGAGGCCGATCTCAACATCGTCGGCCGGCGCAAGCTGTGGTTCGGCGTCGCCGGTCTGCTGGTGCTGGTCGCCGTGTTCAGCTTCGCGTTCCGCGGTTTCAGCCTCGGCATCGAGTTCGCCGGCGGCAACTCGTTCCAGGTGCCGGCCAGCGTCGGCACCCTGGACCAGGCCGAGGAGAAGGTCAACGCGGCGCTGCAGGCCCAGGGCGGCGGGATCACCGTGGTCACCGCGCAGAAGGTCGGCAGCACCAGCGGCGAGTACTACGAGCTGCGCACCGCGCAGCTCAGCGCCGAGCAGGCCAACGCGGTCAAGGCCGAGATGGCCCAGGAGTTCGGCATCAACGCCGACCAGATCAGCGGCAGCCAGGTCTCCGAGGCGTGGGGCAGCCAGGTCACCTCCCGGGCCCTGCTCGGTCTGTTGATTTTCATCGCGGTGGTGGCGATCTACCTGATCCTGCGCTTCGAGTGGCGGATGGCGATCGCCGCGATCGCCTCGCTGCTCACCAACCTGGTCCTCACCGCCGGCATCTACTCCCTGGTCGGCTTCGAGGTCACCCCGTCGACGATCATCGGCTTCCTCACCATCCTGGGCTTCGCGCTCTACGACGTGGTGGTGGTCTTCGACAAGGTCCAGGAGAACACCCGCGGCATCACCGCGAACAACAACACGACCTACGGCGAGGCGTCCAACCTGGCGCTGAACCAGAGCCTGATGCGGTCGCTGAACACCTCGGTGGTCGCCCTGCTCCCGGTCGGCGGTCTGCTCTTCATCGGCGCGGGCCTGCTCGGCGCGGGCACGCTGAAGGACCTGGGCCTGGTGCTCTTCGTCGGTATGGCGGTGGCGTTCCTGACCTCGATCCTGCTGGCCACCCCGGCGCTGGTGCTGCTGAAGAACCAGGACCCGCGGATCAACGCGCACAACAAGCGGGTGCTGGCCCGCCGGGGCGCGATCGCCCGGGGCGAGGTCGCCCCGAAGGGCGCGCCGCGGGCCGTGGTGGCCGGCGACGACGTCATCGACCCGGAGGCGGCCGCCCTCGCCGGGGCCGCCCCGAAGGTGGGCGCCCGGCCGGTCGGCAAGCGTTCCACCGGCGCCCGGGGCGGTCGCCCCGGCGGCGGGGGCAACCGGCCCGGCGGCGCGAAGCGCCGCTGACCCGGGGAACTCCGACCTGACCGGGGAGACCCGGTAGGAATCGGCCGGACGGCGTCCGTCATGCTGTGCGAGCGGCATGACGGACGCCGTCGTCGTTTCGAAGGGACATGGGACGCACCGTGACGGAGACCCACACCACCGGCGTACGGGGAGACAGCGGCCCGGAGGTCGCCCAGCTGGTCGCCAGCCGGGTGCTGGACGTGCCGGACTTCCCGCAGCCCGGGGTCATGTTCAAGGACCTGATGCCGCTCTTCGCCGACGGTGCGGTGTTCCGTGAGGTGATAGACGGGATCATCGCGTACCACGGGCGGGACTCGTTCGACGCGGTGGCCGGCATCGAGGCGCGCGGGTTCGTGCTCGCCGCGGCCATCGCGTACGCCTCCGGGGTCGGGGTGGTGCCGGTGCGCAAGGCCGGCAAGCTGCCCCGCGCCACGCACGCCGCCTCCTACTCGCTGGAGTACGGCGAGGCGACCCTGGAGGTGCACCAGGACGCCTTCACCGCCGGTCACCGGGTGCTGGTGGTGGACGACGTGCTCGCCACCGGCGGCACCGCCGAGGCCACCCTCGACCTGGTGGAGCGGGCCGGCGGTACGGTCGCCGGCTTCACCGTCCTGCTGGAGCTGGGCTTCCTCGACGGGCGTGAGCGGCTCGCCCCGCGTCCGGTCCATGCACTGCTGACCGTTTGAGCCTTGGACCGGCCCGACGGGGTCCGTCCGGCGGAGGGGCGGCGTACCCTGCGTGCGGGTAGCATTGCCCTTTGCTGACCGGGCGGGCGACCGTCCGGCGGCGCGACCACCGGCCGGCGGCCGGCGCGGCGCGCGGGTGCGCCGGGACCGCGAGGTCCCCGGCGGGCCGGCGCGGTCCACGTCGACGGGCGGCCGGCGCGGAACAAGGCCGGCCCCCGGGCCGGTTGAACAGAACGTCGGCCGGACGGCCGGCGCATCCCGGCGAGCGGTGAGGAGGCCGGTGTCCCACGATGTCGCCCCTCCGGTGGAGGGCACGGTGCACCCGACAGGCGACGCGGACGGCTCGGCGACCGGGCAGAACGGCAACGTGCCGACCCGGGTGACCGGCTCCGACGGCGGGCCCGAGGCCAGGGCGGACGGCGGCGGGGCGGTCGTGGTGCCGCTGCGCGCCGACGGCGTGGGGGAGTCTCCCGCCGGCGGTGGCTTCGCCCTCTCCAACGCCCCGACCGGGCGTCGGGTACGCGCCCGGTTGGCCCGGTTCAACGCACCGTGGCAGACCTCCCAGGTCAGCGAGGTGCTGGAGCCGCTGATCGCCACCCACCGCGAGAACCACCCCAAGGCCGACGCCCGGCTGCTGCAGCGGGCGTTCGACACCGCCGCCCGCTGGCACTCGGGTCAGTACCGCAAGTCCGGTGACCCGTACATCACCCACCCCCTCGCGGTGGCGACCATCCTGGCCAACCTGGGGATGGACACCACCACGCTGGTCGCGGCGCTGCTGCACGACACGATCGAGGACACGGAATACACCCTCGACCAGATGCGCGCCGACTTCGGCGGCGAGGTGGCCCTGCTGGTCGACGGCGTGACCAAGCTCGACAAGGTCAAGCTCGGCGACGCGGCGAAGGCGGAGACCATCCGCAAGATGGTGGTCGCCATGGCCAAGGACCCGC encodes:
- the secF gene encoding protein translocase subunit SecF, coding for MAKTGLASRLYRGEADLNIVGRRKLWFGVAGLLVLVAVFSFAFRGFSLGIEFAGGNSFQVPASVGTLDQAEEKVNAALQAQGGGITVVTAQKVGSTSGEYYELRTAQLSAEQANAVKAEMAQEFGINADQISGSQVSEAWGSQVTSRALLGLLIFIAVVAIYLILRFEWRMAIAAIASLLTNLVLTAGIYSLVGFEVTPSTIIGFLTILGFALYDVVVVFDKVQENTRGITANNNTTYGEASNLALNQSLMRSLNTSVVALLPVGGLLFIGAGLLGAGTLKDLGLVLFVGMAVAFLTSILLATPALVLLKNQDPRINAHNKRVLARRGAIARGEVAPKGAPRAVVAGDDVIDPEAAALAGAAPKVGARPVGKRSTGARGGRPGGGGNRPGGAKRR
- a CDS encoding adenine phosphoribosyltransferase, which produces MTETHTTGVRGDSGPEVAQLVASRVLDVPDFPQPGVMFKDLMPLFADGAVFREVIDGIIAYHGRDSFDAVAGIEARGFVLAAAIAYASGVGVVPVRKAGKLPRATHAASYSLEYGEATLEVHQDAFTAGHRVLVVDDVLATGGTAEATLDLVERAGGTVAGFTVLLELGFLDGRERLAPRPVHALLTV
- the yajC gene encoding preprotein translocase subunit YajC, whose translation is MLYAAASGGGAGSLTPILMIALLFGVMYFMMIRPQQKRRREAEQMQNTLAPGDEVVTIGGLYGTVTGVDDETVLLEVAPGVQTRYARPAVARVVKQAERPETIEPVTEDAEPVKE
- the secD gene encoding protein translocase subunit SecD: MAPPQGQMRPGRQLAVLGLIFVVLYLLVFFSGGASGGWKDRLEPRLGLDLVGGTRLTLEATNSVDGKPPTAANLEEARQIIESRVNAYGVAEAEVVTEGNRNIVISLPGENRDLTDVGSAAELRFRKVLKATDGSGATVAPAPSASATPEPSGSATPAPSGSATPSGSAAPKATASPSTGGQGGMAPAPSASATPTPSASASAAEPTASPSASEEPVSQTVEEQRKAVEQKVGADAWSAATGLQAPADLTADPALAEKLKPFGTLSPQEIAVLPVDMQFNVPTITCAQLDKRPPASIKDEKQKAVACESGAKYLLDVAKVVGTDVKNASAQLDQASAWVVSLNFTGKGQERWTALTRESYNNEGQACDQTALGQDGKCRVAVVLDNEIVSSPEIQGVLTGDSQITGNFDSKSANQLASQLRYGALPVTFVPQEQQNVTATLGDSHLKAGLLAAGIGMLLVIIYSFFYYRLLGSVIFLSLVLSGLLVFGSLVVLGRSIGFTLTLAGLAGMIVSLGVAADSFVIYFERLKDEIREGRSPRSAVPRAWIRARRTIISANAITLMSAVVLYIVSVGAVKGFAFALGLATVLDLVVVFLFRHPIMTMFARTRAFLSPRVSGLGRALPVRSAEQATARNPRVKEA